In Camelina sativa cultivar DH55 chromosome 13, Cs, whole genome shotgun sequence, the genomic window GGTTTATATGGGTCTGAGTTacgattttcttttttttctgagtttttatttggttatagtTTCACCATTACGTAGAAGTTGTTTGGAACACTCATGTTTTTAGGTTAATTTTTTTAGTCTGATTTGTGGACCGTCCGAGATAAAGACAATTATTTGTGGAGTAGCAGGATTTGCTACTATGTGATATTGTTATTCCCTTTTAACAAAGAGCAAAAGACGAGCTGAAGTTCCACCTCTACTTTCAAGATGAAAGTTTATGTTCGGAGGAGTTTGTTGACATGATTTGTCCTTCTTTGACAAGTGTCCACGACATACGTGTTCCGCTTTATCATTGCAAAGTTTGTGTTTTGCGTACCACATTTGTCGTGCGGAGGGAGGGAGTATTGATGTATTGGCCAGTAGTCCATGTGGGACTTTATTTATGTCGGCTATTATAAAACCCTAATATTGTTGCAAACCCTAAAAGTTAGATGTTATATAAATTCGTGTATCATTGATTACGAAAATGACACAATAATAAACACTTTTTTCCGAAACTAGTTTCTACATACACATGCTCTAGAAGTTCAATCATATAAAGctttatactccctccgtttcataatataggatgttttagaagtttttctttgtttcataatattaatgttttcaacttttaaaataacttttagattacttttctatttttttattatttattttatgcagtcttgtgtatgattggttaaacttttttaaagtgattatttcttaatctgcgtgctttcaaaatatcttatattttgaaaccgaGGGAGTATTATTCTTTTTGGGGCATGGTTAATTGGGACTGTAAACTTTAAATTAAATGTGCTCTATTAGCATATGCATAAGTTAATATTTCAGCAAATGacaattaataacaaaattcatGAGTTTCCACGAGaacataaatatgtatatattctaTAAATGTTGATATCACTTCAAAAAGTAACGTATTACAAAAAAGCTATCACTAACCCAACTGTCACTATGAAATCATCCACAATAAATCTTAATTCTTATTTCTGCTCAATGTTCACCATAATTGTGatgtttttgatatattcaGAAGCTCTTTAAATTCAACAAGCTAAAGAACCATAACGAGGTCACTTTTCAAGAACCATGATTCAAAAGAATAACGATTATCTTCTTGGAATCCATTGTGAATATGAAGATGAGGATAAATTCTTTCATATATTTGCTAAAGGTGACGTATTTGGTTGaaaatattagtatagttttattatataaatctcaacacatatagtatttttaatacataagtgaataaatttttattaatttcatgagaataattttataattatatatttaagttttattttataaattttagtgtTGGCAATCAATTTACATTTGAGAGACAGTTTACATGTGGGAGAAAAAAAGTTGACCGTCATCGTGCCACTTAAATCAAACGCCAAAATATCCAGCAACAAATACGACTGAAAATATGGGGAAAAAGCCTTGTTAAAATATCCAGTTAAAACTACGACtaaaagagaggaaagaagTTGAGagcaatttttcttcttccgtTGTGGTCGCTCGCGACCTAGAGAAGAACAAGACcattctctaattttatttttctcttataaTTGTTCGATTGTAGTCAAATGTACATTTTCGCCAATGTTTAGAGGCAGGAGACGGTGATGTCTAATattcataagtcataactaaGTAGTGTTTTTGTAGTTAACTATTTTATGTTAAACATGCTTTAACAATGAACTTTAAGATcttaaacatttatattaatCACATAATAGAATCATAAAAAGAGTTAAAGTAATACCTCCATTCATTGTAGAAATGATGTttcatataatgtttttttgaaaatttcttctTTAATGGTTTTAATGGTTTGAAGACttgaatataaatttttagATGATCTTTAGGTAGAAGATAAGGTTTCCCTCCCATTTCCGATAAACTTCCATTTcctataaactcttttctttatctattgttgttgtttttataatGATCTGTGAGGGAGTAAACCATCTATAAAGAGGGAAGAAGACTTCATTCTTCGTAAAGATTTTTTGCCTTCTAATTTAATCTTAACTATCCATCATAGTAGAGATAAAAACGTTGGCAACAATTATAAGTACAATTGTCTAGCATTGTTTCTTAAGTTTGGTTCAATTAATCTGAACATGACATGCTGCTTAGCGCTTGTCATTTTAATTaccaaataattattaaaaaaaatatatatagcaaaccCAATTAAAAAACTTACTAACTATAAGACCACATACATTTTAGGCTTGAATAATTTCATGAGCCTTACATTTTAGGCTTTAACTATTGAAGGCTCAACGCGCGCGGCGTTCCTTATACTTAGATGCATATCATTTGTTTTAAACGGATTTATTGGGAATGGGACATAAACCGTTGTTCTCCAATATTGGTATCTAAAGTCATATATTAATGACAacataaaaacaatgtaaaaaaaaaagagcaatgGAATGTAAACGGGTTACGAGAAAAATTCCAAGGTGtccaaaatcttaaaaataaaactacagtACAAATTTCGCATACAAATTTGTAACTTAGAACATAAAACTGAAATGTATGTTTTCATACATGCAATGGTCAATACATATatcaaatagaaaaagaaaacttaaagcTCAACTTAATTACCTTTAACATCATCCATTTGCTTTATCATTTCATCGAATCTTCGACGTTCTTAGGCGGTGGCTCTATCCAAAGGCTCCTAAGAGGGCATAGTTCTTTCCGCATCTGCcacaaatattttacttttgggTACTGCTTATGGTACCTGCCTTCATCGAATGAGTATGATACACAAGTCTTGCTTTTTAAGCCAATCTTTGGGAAGTAGACATTGTTCCTCATCCCTCGAACATCCACTCTCGTCTCTGAAGAATACATACTTGCAAAGATGGTCACACCATCAAGAGTACTCATCTCCTCCCAATTCGAGGAGACAAGTTTGTACACCATCGGCTTCTCCCTACTACATGTATACATGAGAAAGAGCTCTCCCTTCTGCTCAGTCAAGTAAATTCTCTTCGGCATATTTGACCATTCATCGCTATGAATATAAGGGCATCTATGTTCACTCCATCCTTGTTGACTGACTGTGCGGGAAGCTAGTTCAAAGTCAATTAAAACACCTCCCGAGCTGAAGCAATAGAAATAACCATTTGCATAGACAAGGTTGCTATGCATGTAGGGGTCAAATCCAAGAGAGCAAGAAAAATCTTCAGTAGCCCACTCTGTTGCTCCAGGATAGCAAATGCTTATACGAACGTTGTATCTCGTCAACGGTCTTAACACTATTACCACACAAGTACCCGATGTGGGGGTGGAGGAGAAAGCAATGGCCTGAAAAGACAACTCACACTTGGGCAAGTTTATAAGCTCTCGAGTATAAGGTTTGAAGAAGAACATGTCCACTAAACTGGATCTGCGCATAAGCAACCATCCATCTTTCGAGTAACAAACATCGGTTCCAGCTAACTCAGGAAAATTAAGTGTGTACCTCTTTCGTTCCATTGGATCATAGAGAACAATCAAGTCGTCACGTTTCCGCAAGGTGATAACCCATGGATGCTTTCCCACAACCCGAACAGCTTCAGCGGCTTTGCGCCATGCCTTGCAGACAGCTGAGGCACGAATGTTATCAATTAAGACAAGACAACACATTATTGTCTCCAAAAGGCTTGATGGAAGGTCTGCAAAAGGGACAACCTTCTTCTCTTGCCCATTGTTACTGAAATCTTCGTTTGACCTACATATAGATTTCGATCAACAAGTTAACTTATAATTGGGTTTGCCTTTGGATTGCTAGATGCTTCAAGAAAGCCTAAAACACTTATAGATGGGTTTGCTTTTGGAGCCGTAAGATATGAAATACCACAAAaccatgaaagaaaaaaaaactgtctcGTAATTTTTGGGAGTCCCCTATGTCG contains:
- the LOC104737064 gene encoding F-box protein At4g00893-like codes for the protein MTDQRGKFILSNEDFSNNGQEKKVVPFADLPSSLLETIMCCLVLIDNIRASAVCKAWRKAAEAVRVVGKHPWVITLRKRDDLIVLYDPMERKRYTLNFPELAGTDVCYSKDGWLLMRRSSLVDMFFFKPYTRELINLPKCELSFQAIAFSSTPTSGTCVVIVLRPLTRYNVRISICYPGATEWATEDFSCSLGFDPYMHSNLVYANGYFYCFSSGGVLIDFELASRTVSQQGWSEHRCPYIHSDEWSNMPKRIYLTEQKGELFLMYTCSREKPMVYKLVSSNWEEMSTLDGVTIFASMYSSETRVDVRGMRNNVYFPKIGLKSKTCVSYSFDEGRYHKQYPKVKYLWQMRKELCPLRSLWIEPPPKNVEDSMK